The proteins below come from a single Pedobacter sp. MC2016-14 genomic window:
- a CDS encoding RsmB/NOP family class I SAM-dependent RNA methyltransferase, which translates to MKVEHQIRAFEQLLAQYDGTMPLHRFLVAYFKKNRQMGSSDRRWASRYVYSFFRLGRSLADLLRRDPVQRLAIADFLCNASPSLVIEQYLPELLEQVSLPVAAKLVLIQDLYPDFKLSEVFAFTNHLSEGITTEAFLNSYFTQPDLFIRVAEKHSHQMLELLQEAQVDAKELGPTTFSLPNGTKLEKILPEQKYYQVQDLSSQKTGALFQPKAYDYWWDCCAASGGKSLLLHQLEPKVQLLVSDLRENSLHNLDERFQVAGLKKYQKKALDLLQNNEQDLHDYEFDGIILDAPCSGSGTWGRTPEMLSQFEVHKIGYFSKLQKSIAANVIKYLKPGKPLIYITCSVFKEENEEVVGYIESLGLKVETMEIIGGYQDKADTMFAARLIKL; encoded by the coding sequence ATGAAAGTAGAACATCAGATCAGGGCTTTTGAACAATTGCTGGCACAGTATGATGGCACTATGCCCCTACACAGATTTCTGGTTGCCTACTTTAAAAAAAATAGACAAATGGGTTCATCCGACAGACGTTGGGCGAGCAGGTATGTCTATAGTTTTTTTCGGCTAGGCAGGTCATTAGCAGATTTGTTGCGCAGAGATCCTGTACAGCGATTGGCGATTGCTGATTTTTTATGCAATGCCAGTCCGAGTTTGGTTATAGAGCAATACTTGCCCGAACTGTTGGAGCAAGTTAGCCTTCCGGTAGCGGCCAAATTGGTGTTGATCCAGGATTTATATCCGGATTTTAAATTGAGCGAGGTATTCGCTTTTACAAACCATCTATCTGAAGGCATAACAACTGAAGCTTTTTTAAATTCTTATTTTACACAGCCTGATCTTTTTATACGGGTAGCGGAGAAACATAGTCATCAGATGTTGGAGCTGCTGCAGGAAGCGCAGGTTGACGCAAAAGAACTTGGGCCAACCACTTTTTCTTTGCCGAACGGAACCAAATTGGAAAAGATCCTTCCGGAACAAAAGTATTACCAGGTGCAGGATCTTTCTTCACAAAAGACAGGCGCCCTTTTTCAGCCAAAAGCATATGACTATTGGTGGGATTGTTGTGCTGCATCGGGCGGTAAATCATTGCTCTTGCACCAACTGGAACCTAAAGTTCAATTGCTGGTAAGTGATTTACGTGAAAACAGCTTACATAACCTTGATGAACGCTTTCAGGTTGCCGGACTAAAAAAATACCAGAAAAAAGCTTTAGACTTATTGCAGAACAACGAGCAGGACCTTCACGACTATGAATTTGACGGGATTATCCTGGATGCGCCATGTTCGGGTTCTGGTACCTGGGGCCGTACGCCGGAGATGCTGAGCCAGTTTGAAGTACATAAAATTGGGTATTTCTCAAAGCTGCAGAAAAGCATAGCCGCTAACGTGATCAAGTACCTGAAACCAGGAAAGCCCTTGATTTATATTACCTGTTCTGTTTTTAAAGAAGAGAATGAAGAGGTAGTTGGCTACATTGAATCTCTTGGTTTAAAAGTGGAAACGATGGAGATCATTGGTGGTTATCAGGACAAGGCAGATACCATGTTTGCTGCAAGGC
- a CDS encoding ABC transporter substrate-binding protein has protein sequence MISAQNHLQQLSGNRFLILIFIGLCFSACSPKIQPVVKQPSAQTTKVEPPVVKKFTEAEISLLVPFKLNTLHLKTASKGEVDKASMAIDFYQGVKLGIDSAAALGFNFKLNVLDTEDDHTQLADLQNSGKLKHSNLLIGPVFPDGIKYMRTYALAHNLYVVSPLAASQPEEFGNPNLISIVNNVDLHAAKIGNYIASKYLPAGTVVVLINPKKSDDEVLGSPLRDYFKKGKGIKFVFEEYASVFTLETKLQKGKKYVVMLSSADQSFVAATLDKLVKMKQRGFNADLFGHPNWLKQNYNIDKLQALNTIVSSSYRVDYKSPAVIAFVKKYRAQFKFEPDEYSFKGFDIGFYFARQLAKYGPDFQKYLTKSPYKGLHNSFSFVFDEKNGYINTSLQLLNYRNYALIPVL, from the coding sequence ATGATATCAGCTCAAAACCACCTGCAACAATTGAGTGGGAATAGGTTCTTAATTCTAATATTTATCGGGTTGTGTTTTTCGGCATGTTCGCCGAAAATACAACCCGTTGTTAAGCAACCCTCTGCCCAGACAACTAAGGTGGAGCCTCCGGTTGTTAAGAAATTTACGGAAGCAGAAATCTCTTTACTGGTTCCATTTAAGCTGAATACACTACATCTTAAAACTGCAAGTAAGGGGGAAGTTGACAAAGCTTCCATGGCCATAGATTTTTATCAGGGCGTAAAGCTTGGTATAGACTCTGCGGCGGCATTGGGCTTTAATTTTAAACTAAATGTATTGGATACCGAGGATGACCATACACAGCTGGCGGACTTGCAAAATAGTGGTAAACTGAAACATAGTAACCTTTTGATTGGCCCCGTTTTTCCTGATGGAATTAAGTACATGCGTACGTATGCCTTAGCGCATAACTTGTATGTGGTTTCTCCTCTGGCGGCCAGTCAGCCCGAAGAGTTTGGAAATCCTAACTTAATTTCTATCGTAAATAATGTTGATTTGCATGCCGCAAAAATTGGCAATTATATCGCTTCTAAATATCTTCCTGCCGGTACCGTCGTGGTGCTAATTAATCCTAAGAAATCTGATGATGAAGTTTTAGGGAGTCCTTTACGCGATTATTTTAAAAAGGGTAAGGGGATAAAATTTGTTTTTGAAGAATATGCATCTGTATTTACTTTAGAAACAAAACTGCAAAAGGGAAAAAAATATGTAGTGATGCTTAGTTCAGCTGATCAGTCTTTTGTAGCAGCCACGCTGGATAAATTGGTGAAGATGAAACAGCGGGGTTTTAATGCTGATCTTTTTGGTCACCCTAACTGGCTAAAACAAAACTACAATATAGATAAACTCCAGGCTTTAAATACAATTGTAAGCTCGTCTTACAGGGTGGATTATAAAAGTCCTGCTGTGATCGCATTTGTGAAAAAATATCGTGCCCAATTTAAATTTGAGCCAGATGAGTATTCTTTTAAAGGTTTTGATATAGGTTTTTATTTTGCAAGGCAATTGGCCAAGTATGGTCCTGATTTTCAAAAGTACCTTACAAAATCTCCCTATAAAGGATTACACAATTCATTTTCTTTTGTGTTTGATGAGAAAAATGGATACATTAATACCAGTCTGCAATTGCTGAATTACAGAAATTATGCATTAATTCCGGTATTATGA
- a CDS encoding dCMP deaminase family protein: MTVKPSFDHIFMNLATDLAARSHCVRAHVGAVLTKDTRIISIGYNGPPAGTHNCDEEWPDTGCTRDSRGSCSLALHAEENAILYATKNGSRIEGATLYTTLSPCIACARLILSSGIKIVIYRDSYAAYKGLPSDEGVDFLKRFGVEVNKY, from the coding sequence ATGACAGTAAAACCAAGCTTCGACCACATTTTTATGAACCTGGCTACCGACCTGGCAGCGCGCTCACACTGCGTGCGTGCACATGTTGGGGCCGTATTAACCAAAGATACCCGCATTATTTCGATTGGATATAATGGTCCGCCTGCAGGAACACACAATTGTGATGAGGAGTGGCCTGATACAGGCTGTACCAGGGACTCCAGGGGCAGTTGTTCTCTTGCCCTGCATGCAGAGGAAAATGCGATTTTGTACGCCACTAAAAATGGCTCCAGAATTGAAGGTGCTACTTTGTATACTACCTTATCGCCTTGCATTGCCTGCGCACGCTTAATCTTGTCGTCCGGAATCAAAATTGTGATCTATAGAGACTCATATGCTGCTTATAAGGGACTTCCAAGTGATGAAGGTGTTGATTTCTTAAAAAGATTCGGCGTTGAGGTGAATAAATATTAA
- a CDS encoding MFS transporter, with protein MSSEQSQTKWAQFIPLVTVFFFWGFVAASNDVLIPVFKQAFNLSQSQSQWVSLAFYIAYTVGALIYNGVSVVMKQDLVNKIGYKNGLALGLVISAVGTLLFYPAANLGSFPLMLSGLFIVALGFSLQQTVANPLAIALGPIKTGSQRLTMAGGINNFGTTIGPLIVNVAIFGTNANATSDISIESVKIPYLILGAAFILVAIFLKLSSLPDRPTLVEAVTEDASLKGSALRYPQLVMGMIAIFVYVGVEVSTASNLPAYMEKNLGFAIKDIAPYISLYWASMMIGRWTGAVEAFTDKVSLQKILRWVAPYLAFGIFLGANAIADHDLAPFYIYALIILVLIIADTASKGNPARMLLIFSFVGITALVIGMFTHGMVSVYAITSVGLFCSTLWPCIFTLAVSGLGKNTSQGSSFLIMMIMGGGIISWLQGYVSEYTGIQYSYIVGVLCFAYLAFYAWKVSGILRKQGISFDRKIAGGH; from the coding sequence ATGAGTTCAGAACAATCACAAACTAAGTGGGCACAATTTATACCCTTAGTTACCGTATTCTTTTTTTGGGGCTTTGTGGCTGCAAGTAACGATGTATTGATTCCTGTATTTAAGCAGGCATTCAATTTATCTCAAAGTCAAAGTCAGTGGGTATCTCTTGCCTTTTACATTGCTTATACTGTAGGTGCATTAATTTATAATGGTGTTTCTGTAGTTATGAAGCAGGATTTGGTAAATAAAATTGGATATAAGAACGGTTTGGCTTTAGGTTTGGTGATTTCTGCCGTTGGTACGTTATTGTTCTATCCTGCAGCAAATTTAGGTTCCTTTCCTTTAATGTTATCGGGGTTGTTCATTGTTGCTTTGGGATTCTCTTTGCAACAAACCGTTGCCAATCCATTAGCTATTGCGTTAGGGCCTATTAAAACAGGTTCTCAACGGTTAACAATGGCAGGAGGGATCAATAACTTTGGTACTACAATTGGTCCGCTGATTGTAAACGTGGCTATTTTTGGTACAAATGCCAATGCAACCAGCGACATCAGTATAGAAAGTGTTAAAATTCCGTATTTAATATTGGGTGCTGCCTTTATTCTGGTTGCCATATTTTTGAAACTATCTTCACTTCCAGACAGACCTACTTTGGTTGAAGCTGTTACCGAAGACGCCTCACTGAAAGGATCCGCGTTAAGGTATCCTCAATTGGTAATGGGGATGATTGCAATTTTTGTTTATGTAGGGGTAGAGGTTTCTACAGCCAGTAATTTACCTGCTTACATGGAGAAAAACCTCGGGTTTGCCATTAAAGACATTGCACCATATATCTCTTTGTATTGGGCGAGTATGATGATTGGTCGTTGGACAGGAGCTGTAGAAGCTTTCACAGACAAAGTTAGTCTTCAAAAAATACTGAGGTGGGTTGCGCCATACCTGGCGTTTGGGATATTTTTGGGTGCGAATGCGATTGCTGATCATGATTTGGCTCCGTTTTATATTTATGCCTTAATTATTCTGGTATTGATTATTGCTGATACGGCCAGTAAAGGTAATCCCGCAAGGATGTTACTGATCTTTTCTTTTGTAGGCATTACCGCACTGGTTATTGGAATGTTTACGCACGGTATGGTGAGTGTTTATGCAATTACCAGTGTAGGCTTGTTTTGCAGTACTTTATGGCCGTGTATCTTTACTTTAGCCGTAAGCGGTTTGGGTAAAAACACAAGTCAGGGCAGTAGCTTTTTAATCATGATGATCATGGGTGGAGGTATCATCAGCTGGCTTCAGGGCTATGTTTCTGAATACACAGGTATTCAATATAGTTACATTGTTGGTGTACTGTGTTTTGCTTACCTGGCATTCTATGCCTGGAAGGTAAGCGGTATTTTAAGAAAACAGGGGATTAGTTTTGACCGCAAGATAGCTGGCGGACATTAA
- the guaA gene encoding glutamine-hydrolyzing GMP synthase, producing MLEKIIILDFGSQYTQLIARRVRELNVYCEIHPFNHLPEITPDVKGIILSGSPYSVRQDDAPQIDLSNYHEKFPVLAVCYGAQYIAQHMGGEVQASTIREYGRANLNYVQTENKLLSKIALDSQVWMSHGDTITVIPDNFEIIASTDTVQCAAYQVKGTSTYAIQFHPEVTHSTDGKQLLENFLVDICGCAQDWTADLFVETTIANLQEQLGDDKVVLGLSGGVDSSVAAVLLHKAIGKNLHCIFVDNGLLRKDEYEAVLEQYKHMGLNITGIDAKERFLSQLAGVTDPELKRKAIGRVFIEVFDDAAHEVQDVKWLAQGTIYPDVIESVSVKGPSATIKSHHNVGGLPDFMKLKVVEPLNTLFKDEVRRVGKTLGIADVILGRHPFPGPGLAIRILGDVTQEKVDILQEADAIYINNLKEAGLYDQVWQAGAIFLPVHSVGVMGDERTYENVICLRAVESVDGMTADWCHLPYPVLAKISNEIINKVKGINRVVYDISSKPPATIEWE from the coding sequence ATGCTAGAAAAAATCATTATTCTCGATTTTGGATCCCAATACACACAATTGATAGCACGACGCGTACGCGAGCTGAATGTTTATTGCGAAATACATCCTTTTAATCACCTTCCTGAAATAACGCCGGACGTTAAAGGTATCATCCTTTCAGGTAGTCCTTATTCTGTACGTCAGGACGATGCTCCACAGATTGATCTTTCCAATTACCACGAAAAATTCCCTGTGCTTGCTGTTTGTTATGGTGCACAATATATTGCCCAGCACATGGGCGGGGAAGTTCAGGCTTCTACTATCCGTGAATACGGAAGGGCGAATTTGAACTATGTACAAACGGAGAATAAGCTACTGAGTAAAATAGCACTGGATTCACAGGTATGGATGTCTCATGGCGATACCATCACGGTTATTCCTGATAACTTTGAAATTATTGCCAGTACCGATACTGTACAATGTGCTGCTTACCAGGTTAAAGGTACCTCTACGTATGCCATCCAGTTTCACCCGGAAGTTACCCACAGTACGGATGGAAAGCAGTTACTGGAAAACTTTTTGGTAGACATTTGCGGTTGTGCGCAGGATTGGACTGCTGATCTTTTTGTAGAGACTACCATTGCCAATTTACAGGAACAACTGGGAGACGATAAAGTAGTACTTGGTCTTTCTGGTGGTGTAGATTCTAGTGTTGCAGCAGTATTGCTGCACAAAGCTATTGGCAAAAACCTGCACTGCATTTTTGTAGACAATGGTTTGCTGAGAAAAGATGAATATGAAGCTGTTTTAGAGCAGTATAAACATATGGGCTTAAATATTACGGGAATTGATGCCAAAGAGCGCTTTTTAAGTCAGCTAGCCGGTGTTACTGATCCAGAACTTAAGCGCAAAGCAATAGGCCGGGTATTTATTGAAGTTTTTGATGATGCCGCACATGAGGTTCAGGATGTGAAATGGCTTGCACAGGGTACCATTTATCCTGATGTGATAGAATCTGTATCTGTAAAAGGCCCTTCCGCTACCATTAAATCTCACCATAACGTTGGAGGATTGCCGGACTTTATGAAATTAAAGGTTGTTGAGCCTTTAAACACACTTTTTAAAGATGAAGTACGAAGAGTAGGTAAAACGCTGGGTATCGCAGATGTGATCCTTGGTCGCCATCCTTTCCCGGGGCCTGGTTTAGCCATCAGGATTCTTGGAGATGTAACCCAGGAGAAAGTAGATATCCTTCAGGAAGCTGATGCCATATATATCAATAATTTAAAAGAAGCTGGTTTATACGATCAGGTGTGGCAGGCTGGTGCCATTTTCCTTCCGGTGCATTCTGTTGGGGTAATGGGTGATGAGCGTACATACGAAAACGTGATCTGCTTAAGGGCTGTAGAATCAGTAGATGGAATGACTGCCGACTGGTGTCATCTGCCTTACCCTGTACTCGCAAAAATTTCGAACGAAATCATAAATAAAGTAAAAGGGATTAACCGCGTTGTATATGATATCAGCTCAAAACCACCTGCAACAATTGAGTGGGAATAG